TGTTTCTACAAGGTTTTGACCACCAGGCCAGGGAGAGCTTGCAAGAAATGAAGAGAGAACTTGCTTTGCTCTTGCAGACAGCCGAGAAAGCCTTCAGAGTGGAGCTGCTGatgctgcccttccaaatgaGGAACATGAAGAGGAAAGACCTTCTCCATCTGAAGGAAGAAGAGGTGGCAGCCGTCTTAGCAAGTACTGAGGCCAAGGACTGTCCTGTGGAAGACCTACCAACCCCCAAATTGGTGAGGAGCAATAGCAAGCGAGTTAAAGTTACAACAGTTGTGGAATAcaaagaggagagggaactgaaCAGGATGCCAGCAAAGAAAACTTCTCAAAAAGTGTTTAATATCCATTCACTGGTTTCGTTGGCTTCTGTCATGAAGGGCAAACAAGGCTCCCCTCGGCACAGAGATCTGCAGAGGGGGATTTCCAAGAGTACATCCTCCGCCGAGAAAATCTGCGGCGTGACACTCCGGAGTGCTTTGATACCTTGTGAGAAGGGAGTTCCCTTTGTCAACATACCTCTGGATGATGGGCAGACCCTCTGCTGAGCTGGCAACGACCTCCAGAAGATCAACATAGAATTACTGAATGACGACACTGTCCAGCATATCCATACTTTAGTGAGCCAACTGACAGTCCTCTGTGGAAAAGCAACTGTTAAGTCGAGCTAATGGAATCCATTGGTGACGTTTTGTCTTGTATGTGAATAACTTGGATAATCTGCTCATGATGCTTTCTGTGTTGAATGAGTCTTTTTAATAGTTCATATACTAAAAATTAAactttagtctctctctctctcaaaaacaaacaaacaaaaaaccaacaccacAACCCCACAAAacccacccaagctggtggccatcaccacattcatggcagagaattccaatgattaattatgcactgtatgaggaagtacttccttttgtcagtcctaagttttctggcaaccagtttcataggatgactgctggttctagtgttgtgagtgggggggggggggggggacttgtatCATGCTGTCCACCAGAGTTGCcggaacctaaggggtatactcgtgggtcaaatgggccgtaagccagaatttggctttttaaaagccaaatctggccacctagctgtcCACActatgcatacttttataaaccTCGATTGTGCCTCCCtttagtcacctttttttctaaTAGAAAAAGCTCAAAACATTGTCGCTTTAccgcataaggaaggtgctctaggccacagTAATTTTGGTTGCTctcatctgcaccttttccagttttataatatcctttttgagatatggtgaccagaactgtacacagtatttcaaatgtgaccataccatagatttgtattaaAACATAATAGTAAGAGTTTTATTTTTCAATTCCtctcctaattatccctagcatgaaatttcccccttttttaCAGCTGTTGCACACCGAGTTAATATTTCCAGTGAGCTTTCCACCACAATCCTGAGAGTcttctcctagtcagtcaccgacagctcagactccatcaatgTATTTGTGATGCTGCGATTGTTGCCCCAGTGTGTGTCACTTAAAGTTTActtacattgaattgcatttgccattttgttgtccactcatccaatttggagagatccttttggagcttctcacaatctgttttggatgtcCCAgacctaaatagttttgtgtcagctgcaaatttggccaccttgctgctgaccCTAACgtctagatcatttttgaataaatttaaaaagcactggtcccaatacagatccctgggagaccccacttctttcatctctccattgtgaaaattcctACCCCTGtatttcctatccttcaaccactTACCAGTGCATAAACGAACCCATCCCCAatactgctaaatttactcaagagcctttgatgaagtATCAAAGCTtgtaaaaagctttttgaaagtccag
Above is a window of Hemicordylus capensis ecotype Gifberg chromosome 2, rHemCap1.1.pri, whole genome shotgun sequence DNA encoding:
- the LOC128342098 gene encoding borealin-2-like; amino-acid sequence: MVLKKCLKGDKHSSDCGVEPDHSLMSKEQLDKQLSLFLQGFDHQARESLQEMKRELALLLQTAEKAFRVELLMLPFQMRNMKRKDLLHLKEEEVAAVLASTEAKDCPVEDLPTPKLVRSNSKRVKVTTVVEYKEERELNRMPAKKTSQKVFNIHSLVSLASVMKGKQGSPRHRDLQRGISKSTSSAEKICGVTLRSALIPCEKGVPFVNIPLDDGQTLC